The DNA sequence CGGCGCCGGGCGGCGGGTCCGCCGGCGGGCCGGCCAGGTGGCACGCCACGATCCTCCCCAGGTACTCGGCGAGCGGCAGGTGGTGGAAGCCGAGCTCCCGCGTGGCGCGCCCCGGGTCGACGAAGGACATCCACCGGCTGCTGAAGGGGGACATGCCCAGCGGGTCGAGGCCGGCCGAGCGGAGCCGCTCCGCCGGCACCGAGACCACCTCCGCCCGGCTGCCGAGCAGGCCGGCCAAGAGGCCGACCAGCTCGGCCAGGGTGGGCGCCTCCTGCTGGGCCACGTTGTAGGCCTGGCCGAAGGTCTCCGGCCGGCCGAGGATCGAGGCCACGAAGCGGGCCACCTCCCCGGCGTAGACGTGGCGCACCGGGTGGGCGCCGCCGTCCGGCAGCAGCACCGGGCCGCCGTCGAGCAGCCGCCAGAGGTACCGCTCCAGCCGGCGCTGCGGGTCGCGCTCGCCGTTCACCATGGGGATGCGGACGCGGGTGGCCGGGAAGCCGGCCGCGGCCAGCAGCGCCTCCTCGCAGGCCCGCTTGCCCGCGCCGTAGTCCCACTGCCCCTGGTCGTAGGGGCCTGCGGGGCGCGGCATGACCGGGCCGTCGGCGTCCGCCTCGGTGGCCGGCCTCGGCGCCCCCTGGCGCACCAGGTAGACCTGCCCGGTGGAGATGAGGACGTAGTGGCCGCAGCGCCCGGCCAGCGCCGCCGCGGCGCGCGCCCCGTCGGCGCCGGTGAAGGCCACGAAGTCCACCACCGCGTCGAAGGAGCGGCCGCCGAGGAGGCCTGCCAGGTCGCCCGTCCGGTCGCCGACCAGCCGCTCCACCCGCCCGCCGAACGGGTCCGGGTGGTGGCCGCGGTTGAGGAGGGTGACCCGGTGGCCGCCCGCCAGGAGCCGCCAGCCGAGCAGGGGGCCCACGAACCGGTTCCCGCCGATGAGGAGGACGTGCATCGGGTTGTCCTGGCCCGCCGCGGCG is a window from the Anaeromyxobacter sp. genome containing:
- a CDS encoding NAD-dependent epimerase/dehydratase family protein — translated: MHVLLIGGNRFVGPLLGWRLLAGGHRVTLLNRGHHPDPFGGRVERLVGDRTGDLAGLLGGRSFDAVVDFVAFTGADGARAAAALAGRCGHYVLISTGQVYLVRQGAPRPATEADADGPVMPRPAGPYDQGQWDYGAGKRACEEALLAAAGFPATRVRIPMVNGERDPQRRLERYLWRLLDGGPVLLPDGGAHPVRHVYAGEVARFVASILGRPETFGQAYNVAQQEAPTLAELVGLLAGLLGSRAEVVSVPAERLRSAGLDPLGMSPFSSRWMSFVDPGRATRELGFHHLPLAEYLGRIVACHLAGPPADPPPGAEGREVERRLAGG